A stretch of Gouania willdenowi chromosome 21, fGouWil2.1, whole genome shotgun sequence DNA encodes these proteins:
- the LOC114455417 gene encoding motor neuron and pancreas homeobox protein 1-like has protein sequence MVKNIHFEDFYHQEILFKDKMTTTTTMEKSLKFRIDTLLAHEVEKRTDPHPQDGYTAAEPRGVFNLPPAGFPVGLMGVHPGSVYPLTAFGSPHPAFMYPNFSQLVHPYQEQLKAGGGGGGGGHPLEPWIRAGMMMPRLGDYSAPAQTLFGKCRRPRTAFTSQQLLELENQFKLNKYLSRPKRFEVATSLMLTETQVKIWFQNRRMKWKRSHKAKEQPNPINATTETNRTGTDVENADARHGSHCLSLEDEDEIEEEEGDEKEEEVREGSYGFTRHLRGGTGSYSSYSEEELEEESLERENRVFQ, from the exons atggttaaaaacatacattttgagGATTTTTACCATCAAGAGATTCTATTTAAAGATAAAATGACGACTACTACCACCATGGAGAAATCCCTCAAATTTCGCATTGATACGCTCCTGGCTCATGAGGTGGAGAAGAGGACGGACCCTCACCCCCAGGATGGCTACACAGCAGCTGAACCCCGGGGGGTCTTCAACCTGCCACCAGCAGGGTTTCCTGTTGGTCTGATGGGTGTTCATCCAGGGTCCGTGTACCCTCTGACGGCCTTCGGGAGCCCTCACCCGGCCTTCATGTACCCCAACTTCTCCCAGCTGGTCCACCCGTACCAGGAGCAGCTGAAagcaggaggaggtggaggtggaggtggacaCCCCCTGGAGCCTTGGATCAGAGCTGGGATGATGATGCCCAGACTGGGAGACTATAGTG CACCAGCTCAGACACTGTTTGGGAAATGTCGCAGACCCCGGACCGCCTTCACCAGTCAACAGTTACTGGAGTTAGAAAACCAGTTCAAACTCAACAAGTACCTGTCCAGACCCAAACGCTTTGAGGTGGCAACGTCACTGATGCTCACAGAGACTCAG GTGAAGATCTGGTTCCAGAACAGACGCATGAAGTGGAAACGAAGTCACAAAGCCAAAGAGCAGCCGAACCCAATAAACGCtacaacagaaacaaacagaACTGGGACTGACGTGGAGAACGCTGACGCTCGTCATGGTTCCCACTGTTTGAGTctggaggatgaagatgagatagaggaagaggagggtgaTGAAAAAGAAGAGGAGGTACGAGAAGGCTCGTATGGATTCACAAGACACTTGAGAGGTGGAACGGGAAGCTACAGCTCGTATTCAGAGGAAGAACTGGAGGAAGAAAGTCTGGAAAGAGAAAATAGGGTTTTCCAATAg